In the Opitutia bacterium genome, one interval contains:
- the raiA gene encoding ribosome-associated translation inhibitor RaiA, producing the protein MNSSHEVIVTGIHLELTPSLKFYVREKMERLFRHESHIVRVKVELECDRKHDRQHKFIAKAHVQLRGPDINATVNSEDCHKSIDLLVDKLDHCVRRRHSLAKDKRNHPHAVEWQDVALPKAV; encoded by the coding sequence ATGAATAGCTCCCACGAAGTGATCGTTACAGGCATCCACCTCGAACTGACCCCGTCCCTTAAGTTCTACGTCCGAGAAAAGATGGAGCGACTGTTCCGACACGAGAGCCATATCGTCCGCGTGAAAGTCGAACTCGAGTGCGACCGCAAACACGACCGACAGCACAAGTTCATCGCCAAGGCGCACGTCCAGCTCCGCGGACCCGACATCAACGCCACCGTCAATTCGGAGGACTGCCACAAATCCATCGATCTCCTCGTCGACAAACTCGACCACTGCGTCCGCCGCCGCCACAGCCTCGCCAAGGACAAACGCAACCATCCGCACGCCGTCGAATGGCAGGATGTCGCGCTGCCGAAGGCCGTCTGA
- a CDS encoding RluA family pseudouridine synthase, with the protein MSPLDDQPLPPAEAPLVNPADLPGWVRFEDERLLTIDKPGWLVVHPSKNGPWSSLAGALREGMGLQTIRFVYRLDRETSGVIILAKDEATGSRLQKAMMKRLIGKAYVAILEGELTASTEVNRALGPDPTANVTVKQRVVESGTEGAQEARTVFHPLLARGGYTLVGVELFTGRKHQIRAHAEWLGRRVVGDKLYGPDPSLYLEFAEHGWTERHSALLALTRQALHCAAIDLRPAHMDYLLTAPWPADLARFAERLMALPPSEAQALIDAFVGRTFASGTPPA; encoded by the coding sequence ATGTCCCCGCTTGACGACCAACCGCTCCCGCCCGCCGAGGCGCCGCTCGTGAATCCGGCCGACTTGCCCGGCTGGGTGCGGTTCGAGGACGAGCGCCTGCTGACGATCGACAAGCCCGGCTGGCTCGTCGTCCACCCGTCGAAAAACGGACCGTGGTCGAGCCTCGCGGGGGCACTGCGCGAAGGAATGGGACTGCAAACCATCCGCTTCGTCTATCGGCTCGATCGCGAGACCTCTGGAGTGATTATTCTCGCGAAGGATGAGGCGACAGGGAGCCGGCTGCAAAAGGCGATGATGAAGCGGCTCATCGGCAAGGCCTACGTGGCGATCCTCGAGGGTGAACTCACCGCGAGCACGGAAGTGAACCGCGCGCTCGGACCGGATCCCACGGCCAATGTCACCGTGAAACAGCGCGTCGTGGAATCTGGCACGGAAGGCGCGCAGGAGGCGCGGACGGTTTTTCATCCGCTGCTCGCGCGCGGCGGCTACACGCTGGTCGGCGTGGAGTTGTTCACGGGGCGAAAGCACCAAATCCGCGCCCACGCGGAATGGCTCGGGCGGCGCGTGGTGGGCGACAAGCTCTATGGACCCGATCCGTCGCTCTATCTGGAGTTCGCGGAGCACGGTTGGACGGAGCGGCACAGCGCGTTGCTGGCGCTCACGCGCCAGGCGTTGCATTGCGCGGCGATCGATTTGCGGCCGGCGCACATGGACTATTTGCTGACGGCACCGTGGCCGGCGGATTTGGCGCGTTTTGCGGAACGCCTGATGGCGCTGCCTCCGAGCGAGGCGCAGGCGCTGATTGATGCGTTTGTCGGCCGGACGTTCGCGAGCGGCACACCGCCGGCCTAG
- a CDS encoding M14 family metallocarboxypeptidase: MPTPLPLDPAEFIPRFDAAARRAGFVAERFGEINGYALNAYTKQATPEAPRVYVSAGMHGDEPAPPWALLELVERGFFDARASWWICPVLNPTGLALGTRENFAGVDLNRDYKRPSSAEIRAHIAWLERQPDFHAAFCLHEDYEATGFYLYELNPDHRPTLADAALAGAARHCAIENAAIIDGRESAAPGIIRPVSDPLLRDQWPEAIYLRHGRTTLSYTFESPTQLPLEQRVAAHCAALHDALTRLLTA, translated from the coding sequence ATGCCCACGCCGCTGCCGCTCGATCCCGCCGAATTCATCCCGCGCTTCGACGCAGCCGCGCGCCGCGCCGGCTTCGTTGCCGAGCGCTTTGGCGAAATCAACGGCTACGCGCTGAACGCTTACACGAAACAGGCGACGCCCGAGGCGCCGCGCGTCTACGTTTCCGCCGGCATGCACGGCGACGAGCCGGCCCCGCCCTGGGCGTTGTTGGAACTCGTCGAACGCGGCTTCTTCGATGCGCGCGCCTCGTGGTGGATTTGCCCGGTGCTCAACCCCACCGGCCTCGCGCTTGGCACGCGCGAGAACTTCGCGGGCGTCGATCTCAACCGCGACTACAAGCGTCCGAGCTCCGCCGAAATCCGCGCCCATATCGCGTGGCTGGAGCGCCAGCCGGATTTCCACGCCGCCTTCTGCCTCCATGAAGACTACGAGGCGACCGGCTTCTACCTCTACGAGCTAAATCCCGACCATCGCCCGACGCTCGCCGATGCCGCGCTCGCCGGTGCCGCCCGCCACTGCGCGATCGAGAACGCCGCGATCATCGACGGACGCGAGTCCGCCGCACCCGGCATCATCCGACCCGTCAGCGATCCGCTCCTGCGCGATCAATGGCCCGAAGCGATCTATCTCCGACACGGTCGCACCACGCTCAGTTACACGTTCGAATCGCCCACGCAACTGCCGCTCGAGCAACGCGTCGCCGCGCATTGCGCCGCGCTTCACGACGCGCTGACGCGTCTACTTACAGCTTAG
- a CDS encoding putative manganese-dependent inorganic diphosphatase, which translates to MPPTFVVGHKNPDADSICSAVAYAAFKEARGEKGYVAARCGNSNARIDAILARFHTPLPLYLADVHPRVQDVMVKDVHSLPENATCAEALEFIDRFGHRVVPVVGPDQKLTGTISTPALAHAFLPQISEPKKMRLVNTDLNSIARTLRAEVVHLGTESDVVEELFVRIGAMDIASFWRLSQAEGIPAEKSIIVVGDRSDIQQRSLELGMRLLVITGGKRVHPSIADAARARGTTLFISPYDTATTAWLIRTASRLAPVVDRNFATVNADSRLADVRRKVGGSAAPAFMVLTDTGRLAGILTKTDMLKPVPTRLVLVDHNELTQAVPGADEVTITEIIDHHRLAPMATPQPIFFLNDPVGSTCTIVADLFRRYGLKPTPDLAGLMMSGLISDTLLLQSPTSTAKDADILAWLESHADIKAKALAELIFSSGSVILASPPAKVVRSDFKIYDEEGVHFSVSQVEELGFDNFWAHAKEIAAALGELRDTEKLNFAALLVTDINTQNSLLIVKGEPEFIRKISYAHVEQDEIFDLPGVVSRKKQLIPYLTSLLREMRG; encoded by the coding sequence GTGCCGCCGACCTTCGTCGTCGGCCACAAGAACCCCGACGCCGACTCCATCTGCTCCGCGGTGGCCTACGCCGCCTTCAAGGAAGCCCGCGGCGAAAAAGGCTACGTCGCCGCCCGCTGCGGCAACTCCAACGCCCGCATCGACGCCATCCTCGCGCGCTTCCACACGCCGCTCCCGCTCTACCTCGCCGACGTCCACCCGCGCGTCCAGGACGTCATGGTTAAGGACGTCCACAGTCTCCCCGAAAACGCCACCTGCGCGGAGGCCCTCGAATTCATCGATCGCTTCGGCCACCGCGTCGTCCCCGTCGTCGGCCCCGACCAAAAGCTCACCGGCACCATCAGCACACCCGCACTGGCCCACGCGTTCCTTCCGCAAATCTCCGAGCCGAAGAAAATGCGGCTCGTGAACACCGACCTGAACTCCATCGCCCGCACGCTGCGCGCCGAAGTCGTCCACCTCGGCACCGAGTCCGACGTCGTCGAGGAACTCTTCGTTCGCATCGGCGCCATGGACATCGCCTCCTTCTGGCGCCTTTCCCAAGCCGAAGGCATTCCCGCCGAGAAATCCATCATCGTCGTCGGCGACCGCAGCGACATCCAGCAGCGCTCCCTCGAACTCGGCATGCGTCTCCTCGTCATCACCGGCGGCAAGCGCGTGCACCCGTCCATCGCTGACGCCGCCCGCGCCCGCGGCACAACGCTCTTCATCAGCCCCTACGACACCGCCACCACCGCCTGGCTCATCCGCACCGCCAGCCGCCTCGCTCCGGTCGTCGACCGAAACTTCGCCACCGTCAACGCCGACAGCCGCCTCGCCGACGTCCGCCGCAAAGTCGGCGGCTCCGCCGCGCCCGCGTTCATGGTCCTCACCGACACCGGCCGCCTCGCCGGCATCCTCACCAAGACCGACATGCTCAAGCCCGTGCCGACGCGCCTCGTGCTCGTCGACCACAACGAGCTCACCCAAGCCGTCCCCGGCGCCGACGAAGTTACGATCACCGAAATCATCGACCACCATCGCCTCGCCCCGATGGCCACGCCGCAGCCGATCTTCTTTCTCAACGACCCCGTCGGCTCCACCTGCACCATCGTCGCCGACCTTTTCCGCCGCTACGGCCTCAAGCCCACGCCCGATCTCGCCGGCCTCATGATGTCCGGCCTCATCTCCGACACGCTGCTCCTCCAAAGCCCGACCTCCACCGCCAAGGACGCCGACATCCTCGCCTGGCTCGAATCGCATGCCGACATCAAGGCCAAGGCCCTCGCCGAACTCATTTTCAGTTCCGGCTCCGTCATCCTCGCCAGCCCACCCGCCAAGGTCGTGCGCTCCGACTTCAAGATCTACGACGAGGAAGGCGTGCACTTCTCCGTCTCGCAGGTCGAGGAACTCGGCTTCGACAACTTCTGGGCCCACGCCAAGGAAATCGCCGCCGCCCTCGGCGAGCTACGCGACACCGAGAAACTCAACTTCGCCGCGCTGCTCGTCACCGACATCAACACGCAGAACTCCCTCCTCATCGTGAAAGGCGAGCCCGAGTTCATCCGCAAAATTTCCTACGCCCACGTCGAACAGGACGAGATCTTCGACCTCCCCGGCGTCGTCTCCCGCAAGAAGCAACTCATCCCCTACCTCACGAGTTTACTGCGAGAGATGCGGGGGTGA
- the glnS gene encoding glutamine--tRNA ligase — MSAENTSPSTPAPAPSDFVRDIVAQHVAEQRYAKIVTRFPPEPNGYLHIGHAKSICLNFGIARENHGQCNLRFDDTNPVKEDVEYVESITADVKWLIDGWADHCLGFKAKGATPAAVTSNGKPDFFLPAAPLSAGSTAPAVEPFFASDYFEPLYHYAVELIKRGKAYVCDLTPKETDEYRGAPDKPGRESPYRNRTVAENLDLFTRMRAGEFPDGARTLRAKIDMASPNVWLRDPLLYRIRHVAHHHAGSGWCIYPLYDYAHCLSDYLEGITHSICTLEFEVHRPLYDWILESLDLPRPLPHQYEFAKLNLAYTLVSKRKLLTLVNEKVVTGWDDPRMPTISGLRRRGIPAPALREFVTSVGVTKADSVTEAAVFENIVRGYLNATAQRRLAVLKPIKLVLTNLAPGEVIECTATNNPQDENPTTRTVALTREVFIESDDFAEVPPPKYFRLKPGGEVRLKYACIIKLDEIVKDAAGAITELRCTAQLDTRSGQPNADKKVKGTIHWVSATQCIDAEVRLYDRLFTVPEPAAEEDFLKVVNPKSLEVVTAKLESSLAAATLTDRFQFERLGYFALDAKDSAPGKLIFNRTITLKDTWAK, encoded by the coding sequence ATGTCCGCCGAGAACACGTCACCCTCCACGCCCGCGCCCGCTCCCAGCGATTTCGTCCGCGACATCGTCGCGCAACACGTCGCTGAGCAGCGTTACGCGAAGATCGTGACGCGTTTCCCGCCCGAGCCCAACGGCTACCTCCACATCGGCCACGCCAAGTCCATCTGCCTGAACTTCGGCATCGCCCGCGAAAACCACGGCCAGTGCAACCTCCGCTTCGACGACACGAACCCCGTCAAGGAGGACGTCGAATACGTCGAGTCCATCACCGCCGACGTGAAGTGGCTGATCGACGGCTGGGCCGACCACTGCCTCGGGTTCAAGGCCAAGGGCGCCACGCCCGCCGCCGTCACCTCCAACGGCAAACCCGACTTTTTCCTCCCGGCTGCGCCACTCTCAGCTGGTTCGACCGCTCCTGCGGTCGAACCTTTCTTCGCCTCCGACTACTTCGAGCCGCTCTATCACTACGCCGTCGAGCTGATCAAACGCGGCAAGGCCTACGTATGCGACCTCACGCCGAAGGAGACCGACGAATACCGTGGCGCCCCCGACAAGCCCGGCCGCGAGTCACCCTACCGCAACCGCACCGTCGCCGAGAATCTCGATCTCTTCACCCGCATGCGCGCCGGCGAATTTCCCGACGGCGCCCGCACGCTCCGCGCGAAGATCGACATGGCCTCGCCCAACGTCTGGCTGCGCGACCCGCTGCTCTACCGCATCCGCCACGTCGCGCACCACCACGCCGGCAGCGGCTGGTGCATTTATCCGCTCTACGATTACGCGCACTGCCTGAGCGATTACCTCGAGGGCATTACGCACTCCATCTGCACGCTCGAGTTCGAGGTGCACCGCCCGCTCTACGACTGGATTCTCGAGTCGCTCGATCTTCCGCGCCCGCTCCCGCACCAATACGAATTCGCGAAACTCAACCTCGCCTACACGCTCGTCTCCAAGCGCAAGCTCCTGACTCTCGTGAACGAGAAAGTCGTCACCGGTTGGGACGACCCGCGCATGCCCACGATCTCCGGCCTCCGCCGCCGCGGCATCCCCGCGCCCGCCCTCCGCGAGTTCGTCACCAGCGTCGGAGTCACCAAGGCCGACTCCGTCACCGAGGCCGCCGTCTTCGAAAACATCGTTCGCGGCTACCTCAACGCCACCGCGCAGCGCCGCCTCGCCGTCCTCAAGCCGATCAAGCTCGTCCTCACCAACCTCGCCCCCGGCGAAGTCATTGAGTGCACGGCGACGAACAACCCGCAGGACGAAAACCCGACCACGCGCACCGTCGCGCTCACCCGCGAAGTCTTCATCGAGTCCGACGACTTCGCCGAAGTTCCGCCGCCGAAGTATTTCCGTCTCAAACCCGGCGGCGAAGTTCGCCTGAAATACGCCTGCATCATCAAGCTCGACGAGATCGTGAAAGACGCCGCCGGCGCCATCACCGAGCTCCGCTGCACCGCCCAACTCGACACGCGCTCCGGCCAGCCCAACGCCGACAAGAAGGTCAAAGGCACGATTCACTGGGTCAGCGCAACGCAGTGCATCGACGCCGAGGTGCGCCTCTACGACCGCCTCTTCACCGTCCCCGAACCCGCCGCCGAGGAGGATTTCCTCAAGGTCGTGAACCCGAAGTCCCTCGAAGTCGTCACCGCCAAACTCGAGTCCTCGCTCGCCGCCGCGACGCTCACCGACCGCTTCCAATTCGAACGCCTCGGCTACTTCGCGCTCGATGCGAAGGACAGCGCCCCCGGCAAACTCATCTTCAACCGCACGATCACGCTCAAAGACACTTGGGCGAAGTGA
- a CDS encoding YceH family protein, whose product MNPLPQLDAIEARVLGALIEKDLTTPDYYPLSLNALVNACNQLNNREPVMALGEPEVTRALDKLRDKRLAVVITGGDSRVMKFAHKTREILELSRPEVSLLCLLLLRGPQTVGELRGRSGRMHEFADLADVQTTLGRLAHRENPDQPALVTLLPRAPGTKESRYAHLLSGEPPQASGRASRPDEPSADSAAVVPLSSDTVRLAQLETDNAELKRQLADLRREFEEFRKKFE is encoded by the coding sequence ATGAATCCCCTCCCGCAACTCGACGCCATCGAAGCCCGCGTGCTCGGCGCGCTCATCGAGAAGGACCTCACGACGCCGGACTACTACCCGCTGTCGCTGAACGCGCTAGTCAACGCCTGCAACCAGCTCAACAACCGCGAGCCGGTCATGGCCCTCGGCGAGCCCGAAGTCACCCGCGCCCTCGACAAGCTGCGCGACAAACGCCTCGCCGTCGTCATCACCGGCGGCGACAGCCGCGTGATGAAGTTCGCCCACAAGACTCGCGAAATCCTCGAACTCTCCCGGCCCGAAGTCTCGCTGCTCTGCCTGCTGCTCCTGCGCGGTCCGCAGACCGTCGGCGAACTCCGCGGCCGCAGCGGTCGCATGCACGAGTTCGCCGATCTCGCCGACGTGCAAACGACGCTCGGCCGCCTCGCGCACCGCGAGAACCCCGATCAGCCCGCGCTTGTCACCCTTCTGCCTCGCGCCCCGGGCACGAAGGAGTCGCGCTACGCCCACCTTCTCTCCGGCGAGCCTCCGCAAGCGTCAGGTAGGGCGAGCCGTCCCGACGAGCCGTCAGCCGACTCCGCCGCTGTGGTCCCCCTGTCCTCCGACACCGTCCGCCTCGCCCAACTCGAAACCGACAACGCCGAGCTCAAGCGGCAGCTCGCCGACCTCCGCCGCGAGTTCGAAGAGTTTCGCAAGAAGTTCGAGTGA
- a CDS encoding glutamate--tRNA ligase, which translates to MSNVRVRFAPSPTGFFHIGSARTALFNWLYARHTGGTFILRIEDTDKERNSEEFLRLIYDSMTWLGMDWDEGPNANGVGERGDYGPYRQSQRGALYEEYKRKLLANGRAYEKDGAIWFKMLGERYRVFDDHRKKEVEKVKSAPVVIDDQIRGRVERMEDEDFVIFRSDGNPVFHFVNVVDDITMKVSHIIRGEDHLSNTSKHVRLYEGFGVTPPIFAHIPLILKSPEMGQGKMSKRDKGALIEEYQQRFFLPEALVNYISLLGWNPGDDREKMPISEIVRLFDLPAVNKSGAKFDHKKLANLNMQYLLELPAEKFVSLAERYFTAIGKWADVMKFSQRVFGEREQAAGRVFGFTLNYSAYFREIMLLAQPKIKSIDELAAYTVYFFTDDFPVDAKVKEKLMAKGDPKARLAELIAALPAMDFSTDAAIEAALKALAESKQLGFGDYQGIARLAVTGTNAGPSITSIFRVLGKERVLARLQKFTA; encoded by the coding sequence ATGTCGAACGTTCGTGTCCGCTTCGCACCCAGCCCGACGGGCTTCTTTCACATCGGCAGCGCCCGCACGGCGCTGTTCAACTGGCTCTACGCGCGCCACACCGGCGGCACGTTCATCCTGCGCATCGAGGACACGGACAAGGAGCGCAACAGCGAGGAGTTCCTGCGGCTGATCTACGATTCGATGACGTGGCTCGGCATGGATTGGGACGAGGGTCCCAATGCCAACGGCGTCGGCGAGCGCGGCGATTACGGTCCGTATCGCCAGAGCCAGCGCGGCGCGCTCTACGAGGAATACAAGCGGAAGCTCCTCGCCAACGGCCGCGCCTACGAGAAGGACGGCGCCATTTGGTTCAAGATGCTCGGCGAGCGCTACCGCGTGTTCGACGACCACCGCAAGAAGGAGGTCGAGAAGGTGAAGAGCGCCCCGGTCGTGATCGACGACCAGATCCGCGGCCGCGTCGAACGCATGGAGGACGAGGACTTCGTCATTTTCCGCTCCGACGGCAACCCGGTGTTCCACTTCGTGAATGTCGTCGACGACATCACGATGAAGGTCTCGCACATCATCCGCGGCGAGGATCACCTTTCCAACACGAGCAAGCACGTGCGCCTCTACGAAGGCTTCGGCGTGACGCCGCCGATCTTCGCGCACATCCCGCTCATCCTGAAGTCGCCCGAAATGGGGCAGGGCAAGATGTCGAAGCGCGACAAGGGCGCGCTGATCGAGGAATACCAGCAGCGCTTCTTCCTGCCCGAGGCGCTGGTGAACTACATCTCGCTGCTCGGCTGGAATCCGGGCGACGATCGCGAGAAGATGCCGATCAGCGAGATCGTGCGGCTCTTCGACTTGCCCGCCGTGAACAAGAGCGGCGCGAAGTTCGACCACAAGAAACTCGCGAACCTCAACATGCAGTATCTGCTGGAGTTGCCGGCGGAGAAGTTTGTATCGCTTGCGGAAAGGTATTTCACGGCGATCGGAAAATGGGCGGATGTGATGAAGTTTTCGCAGCGCGTCTTCGGCGAGCGCGAACAAGCGGCCGGAAGAGTGTTCGGATTTACTCTGAACTACTCCGCCTATTTCCGCGAAATCATGCTGCTCGCGCAGCCGAAGATTAAGTCGATCGACGAACTCGCGGCCTACACGGTCTATTTCTTCACGGACGATTTCCCCGTCGACGCGAAGGTGAAGGAGAAGCTGATGGCCAAGGGCGACCCGAAGGCGCGCCTCGCCGAGCTGATCGCGGCGTTGCCGGCGATGGATTTCTCGACCGACGCCGCCATCGAAGCGGCGCTCAAGGCGCTCGCCGAATCGAAGCAGCTTGGCTTCGGCGACTATCAAGGCATCGCGCGCCTCGCGGTCACCGGAACGAATGCCGGCCCGAGCATCACGAGCATCTTCCGCGTGCTGGGGAAGGAGCGCGTGCTGGCGCGGCTGCAGAAGTTCACGGCCTGA
- a CDS encoding immunoglobulin domain-containing protein, whose product MKARLPVTLSAVAIAAIFYLGGRVWLAETAPVRARGNDASTSTRVSEARVSPAVAPTSPVEIRKTAAAQASPSFVRMELREIFPDVPPAVADWREFRPERLQVEPLRGMPITFSRSALRDDGRCVTWIGRNAAVPGASLVSVARADGFDAVLVIPGASQFSFHARGNSVVVEESAPGEEGCGVEPAQPDRPAPPARSGVIYRASQASEAAIAEVAEAVNAVSTAPNVDVLFLYDTDSLSYASDRSTDPVGYLEGRSRATLESANLVLAQSGVTSFVWRWVGLEASRPYTRTGVLIDDLRQISPGGAIGDFVADLRYRYGADQVMLFIGGKTDAGGWANIVAKQVPVSGSLACTVIRVSSSYKLMAHELAHNFGCRHDRANFGGTGVSTPEGDGFWCYGLLWNDPESVGGNTTSGTVMSYANYIVPYFSNPNITLEVTTAMEERSGPNLPLGTRTIGYPESHAKAAYNARVLNDNASSIVNVNAELTQPRIVAQPQGASVAAGRSLTLSVSAEGGGLLYQWSRNGAAVAGATAASLTRSSVAASDAGDYTVSVSNRVGSVVSSTASVSVTASEPTPAPGGGSSGGGGGGGGAASGAFGALAALLLGLRAARAKL is encoded by the coding sequence ATGAAAGCGCGGCTGCCAGTTACCCTCAGTGCTGTGGCGATCGCAGCGATTTTCTATCTCGGCGGGCGGGTTTGGCTCGCGGAAACAGCGCCGGTCCGGGCGCGGGGCAACGATGCGTCGACGTCGACGCGAGTTTCAGAGGCGCGAGTTTCGCCCGCGGTCGCTCCGACTTCGCCTGTGGAAATTCGGAAGACTGCGGCAGCACAGGCATCGCCGTCGTTCGTGCGGATGGAGCTGAGGGAGATTTTCCCCGACGTCCCGCCCGCTGTGGCGGACTGGCGCGAATTCCGGCCGGAGCGTCTGCAAGTGGAACCGTTGCGGGGGATGCCGATCACTTTTTCGCGGAGCGCACTGAGGGACGACGGGCGATGCGTGACGTGGATCGGACGCAATGCGGCGGTTCCCGGTGCAAGTTTGGTGAGCGTGGCGCGCGCGGACGGTTTCGATGCGGTGCTGGTGATTCCGGGGGCCAGCCAATTCAGTTTCCACGCGCGCGGGAACTCGGTCGTGGTGGAGGAAAGCGCGCCGGGCGAAGAAGGCTGCGGCGTCGAGCCGGCGCAACCGGACCGGCCGGCTCCGCCGGCGCGCAGCGGAGTGATCTACCGGGCCTCGCAAGCGAGCGAAGCGGCGATCGCCGAGGTCGCGGAAGCCGTGAATGCGGTGAGCACGGCGCCGAATGTCGATGTGTTGTTTCTCTACGACACGGACTCGCTGAGCTATGCTTCGGATCGCTCGACGGATCCGGTCGGTTATCTCGAGGGTCGCAGCCGAGCGACGCTTGAGAGCGCGAATCTCGTGTTGGCGCAGAGCGGCGTCACGTCGTTTGTCTGGCGCTGGGTCGGGTTGGAGGCGTCGCGGCCCTACACGCGGACGGGCGTCCTGATCGACGATTTGCGCCAAATTTCGCCTGGCGGTGCGATCGGCGATTTCGTCGCCGACCTGCGCTATCGCTACGGCGCGGACCAAGTGATGCTGTTCATCGGCGGCAAGACCGATGCCGGCGGCTGGGCCAACATTGTGGCCAAACAAGTGCCCGTATCCGGCTCGCTCGCGTGCACGGTGATCCGCGTGAGCTCCAGCTACAAGCTGATGGCGCATGAACTCGCGCACAATTTCGGTTGCCGGCACGACCGCGCGAATTTCGGGGGCACAGGCGTGTCCACTCCGGAGGGTGACGGCTTTTGGTGTTATGGGCTGCTGTGGAACGACCCTGAAAGCGTGGGCGGCAACACGACGTCCGGCACGGTCATGTCGTATGCGAACTACATCGTGCCTTATTTCAGCAACCCGAACATCACGCTCGAGGTGACGACCGCGATGGAGGAACGGAGCGGTCCGAACCTGCCGCTGGGCACGCGCACAATCGGGTATCCCGAGTCGCATGCGAAGGCGGCCTACAACGCCCGCGTGCTGAACGACAACGCGTCATCGATCGTGAACGTGAACGCGGAACTGACACAGCCGCGAATCGTGGCGCAGCCGCAGGGAGCGAGTGTCGCGGCGGGAAGATCGCTCACGTTGTCCGTCTCGGCGGAAGGCGGTGGGTTGCTTTATCAGTGGTCGCGAAATGGCGCCGCCGTCGCCGGCGCGACCGCGGCGAGCCTGACACGGTCCTCGGTCGCGGCGAGCGATGCCGGAGACTACACGGTGAGCGTGAGCAACCGCGTTGGCTCCGTCGTGAGCAGCACCGCGTCGGTGTCCGTGACCGCGAGCGAGCCGACTCCCGCGCCGGGAGGAGGTTCTTCCGGTGGTGGCGGAGGAGGCGGCGGTGCGGCAAGCGGCGCCTTCGGTGCGCTGGCGGCCCTGTTGTTGGGCCTGCGTGCCGCGCGCGCTAAGCTGTAA
- a CDS encoding ATP-binding protein, translating to MCGLPGCGKTTRARRMAAERGATILGHDERMVARHGTNPPEAEFAALARAVTEELWGEAAQVVASGRDVILDWGFWTRAERDAARQRAAEIGAACALHVVACDDRVARARTLARTAAGGGVLEINGAAWDVFHARFEPPAADEAAVSSRSD from the coding sequence TTGTGCGGGCTGCCCGGTTGCGGCAAGACGACGCGCGCGCGTCGCATGGCCGCCGAGCGCGGCGCGACGATTCTTGGCCACGATGAGCGCATGGTGGCGCGCCACGGCACGAACCCACCCGAAGCGGAATTCGCCGCGCTGGCGCGCGCGGTGACCGAGGAACTCTGGGGCGAGGCCGCGCAGGTCGTCGCGTCGGGGCGCGACGTGATCCTGGATTGGGGATTCTGGACGCGTGCCGAGCGGGATGCCGCGCGTCAGCGCGCGGCGGAGATCGGCGCGGCGTGCGCGCTGCATGTGGTCGCTTGCGACGACAGGGTCGCGCGCGCCCGGACGCTGGCGCGGACGGCGGCGGGAGGCGGCGTGTTGGAGATAAACGGCGCGGCGTGGGACGTATTTCATGCGCGTTTCGAACCGCCGGCGGCGGATGAGGCCGCGGTTTCGTCGCGCAGCGATTGA